ATATCAAGGCCACACCTTCTTTGGCCGATCATGACCAGAGTTCTTGGATTGTGAGTATTTCGATTGCcagtgttttttctttctttggtttttgtGGTGTTGGGCTTCACAATGAAGAATCTGATTTTGTTGTATTATTGCTCAAAAACAGGTTCGCCATCCATCAGCCTTGGATATGTTTGAGGAAATCATTGATGCCTCAAAGGGAAAGCAAATAGTAATGTTTTTGGACTATGATGGCACACTCTCACCGATAGTCGATGACCCTGATCGAGCTATCATGTCTAAGCCGGTAAGTGCCTCGTTTCTTGGCTCTGTTCATCATAATTTCATTGACATCACTTTTATCAGTTACTAAACTTTCTCTCCTTTCGATAACTCAGATGAGAGAAACAGTGAGACAACTTGCCAGGTGTTTTCCCACTGCTATTGTGACAGGGAGGTGCAGAGATAAGGTACATTTCAAGTTGTTTGATTCTATTTTCTTTGTCATTCTCTTTGGATTGGTAGTTTTTGAGCAATTTTTGTACTTGTTTTTGAGTTTAATAGTATTGTTCTATAAATTATGCAGGTCTATAATTTCGTACAGTTAGCAGAGCTGTACTATGCCGGAAGCCATGGCATGGACATTAAAGGACCGGCAAAAGGTTCCAAAAACAAGAAAGTGAGTGAAGTGAATATTTCCCTACTTTTTGTTTcccccaagaaaaaaaaaaagaaaagcttattTGATTTCTaacagttttcttttcttttcatctttACCATCCTCAGGGTAATGGCGTTCTGTTCCAACCCGCCAGTGAATTTCTTCCGATGATCGACGaggtttgttttctttattgaacatatatatatacattggatGAATACAAACCATAAGATCATAttcaaactcatttttaaaCATGAATTTTCAGGTTTACAAACTACTGGTGGAGAAGACGAAATCAACTCCAGGGGCTAAAGTGGAGAACAACAAGTTCTGTGTTTCTGTTCATTTTCGATGTGTTGAGGAAAAGGTATTCCAATTTCCGAAAACCACAATCACAATCACAATCACAATCACTACTACTGTTTTCTTACTGTTTACGTACACCTTAATGtatatttttgtgtatttattCCAAACATGGAAAAAAAAGACTGACAGTgcatgaaaaaaacaaaaaaatgcagaaatggAGTGAACTGGCCCAACAAGTTAAATCAGTGCTAAAAGACTACCCAAAACTACGGCTTACCCAAGGAAGAAaggtatatatttttcctaaatatcttttattttattaaagtttATTTAATCTGGCTCACTAATTTCGATACGGTTTGTGTATAATACATTACAGGTTCTAGAAATCCGCCCTACCATTAAATGGGACAAGGGGAAGGCTCTTGAATTTTTGTTAGAGTCACTTGGTGAGTTTTCACTTTATTCactacttttgttttttttttttttttttttttttttttaataaaaagactacTAAAcatattttaatcataactatACATACAATATTCTTCCCATGAAGTTATTTTGAGATCTTAGTTTTGGTTGTTGGGATATAAAGTAATCACATATATTCTAGCTATATAGCTCTTATATATGATCaactataattaataataagcTCTCTCTTTTGATAGGATATGCTAATTCCACCGATGTTTTTCCCATTTACATTGGAGATGACCGGTCGGATGAAGATGCATTCAAGGTATGTATATACATCATATGTATTTAACTTGAAtcctttttttggtttaaaaagttgtatTTTATTAGTACACaaaggaaattaattaattaattaattatgttttattGTCATTAGATATTAAGAGACAGAGGACAAGGTTTTGGCATTCTTGTCTCCAAGTTTCCAAAGGAAACCAGCGCATGTTATTCCTTGCGAGAACCAGCCCAGGCAAGTTATATTAAGCTAGTTTTCATTACTTATTTTCAACAAAGTaatcatttttgcaattttgCATGCCTACCATATGACTAAATACTAATTCTTttttactgtaattttttttttttttttttaggtcaaGGACTTTTTGGGACGTTTGGTCGAGTGGAAAGACTGTCATTGGGAGGACAGGCCAGGGTGTAAAgtgataaaaatatgaaatatactGCCACCACCCTTCCAAGAAATGTATTATGAGGGTGGAATGGGAACATGTAATTTCTTGTTCAGGgtaggtttaaaaaaaaaaaaaaaaaaaaaaaagaagggggagatGGGCAAGGGAAGGAAGAGAAGCTAATTAACTGTAATCTTTTCTTGTCTTTGTACATCTTGTAACTACCTTtgtacaagaaaaaaaagaagttttaaCTTACTAAGTTGTCTCAATGCATAGAGAttttatcatctctctctctctggctctcCTATTTGACAGAACATTCTTAAAAAGATATGTGGAATGTTTAATCCGACATGCATTCTTTTTATTGGTTTCTCTGATTATTGTCaaatgataatatatatgaatTCTCAGTGTCAATTGAAGTCGATGCATACGGGTTTTGTTTCAGCCACTGGAAAACGGGTTCTGTTTCAGCCACAGAGATAGAAAATTCATACAGCTTTTTTCAGAACAACATTATACCATTCTTGTACAAGGAAAATGTTCTTTTTCACAAATATCCCCTGCATATATAACGTCAAGTTTTGATGAATACCATCTTATAAATATAACCAACTGACTCTCATTTTGTTGACTATATACATGCCAGTGTGAGAAGATTGAGTCTAACATTGAAAATCTGATACAAGTGTGAGTCCTGTGAGtaattaatataacataattgGCACCAAATTCACAAGTAGGGATGGCAATTTATGTTCGCGTGtcgactatataggtcaatcttaACTcgacaaatttaattaaatgggacAAACCCATCAATCCTAACCCGTTAATTTCGTATCGGGATTATGAGTTGtgcaaaaaaaatttagccCTAAATGTCATGTATCGGGCGGGGGTCGTGTCAAGGCAtgtatataagactatataggtcaaccataacttaatccatttaattaaacaggtcagacCCTTAACTCTAAATCgataattttgtgttgggtttgtaTTCGCATGTCGTGTAAAATATTGTCGGTCATACTCCATAGCTTTAGCTTTAAGATTAAGTGGTGTCCCAATATGCTTGCATTATTGTCTCTCACTACTTGAGGTTTGAAACTTAATTGATAAGTTTGTTTAACACCAttaaatccaaaaacaaaaatagaggGAAAAGTTATTAGTGTGTACCAAGCAATAGTTAGCAATGCTCTGGAGTAGTAAGAAATTGTTGATTCGTTTTAATGGCCATTTTTTACCATTAGGTAGAAAATGGGTCCCATCCGCACTTCAAGTATTGCCCCACAGCCGGATAACTTCTACTCACAGTAATATTCTGCCTTTGTAATCAAATGGAattatttttaccaaaaaataatagaaaaatgttgGTAGAAAGTTTAGCAGCTTTACAGTATACCCTGCTGCTTTTTACACCATAATGTGCTTAGGTTGAGAAGACTGGCAGTGAAAGTCACAGAGGAATATTTCCAAGTTAAAAACTGAAAAGGCAACCTCCCAATGTGGCATGGTACCTACAGTTTGATGACTGTGATAATGCATATTTATGGTTATATTTGCTGTACTCAATTA
The Alnus glutinosa chromosome 14, dhAlnGlut1.1, whole genome shotgun sequence genome window above contains:
- the LOC133857939 gene encoding LOW QUALITY PROTEIN: probable trehalose-phosphate phosphatase J (The sequence of the model RefSeq protein was modified relative to this genomic sequence to represent the inferred CDS: deleted 2 bases in 1 codon), which gives rise to MTKQNVLVSDAKSQFNMAVLPSSNSPIITRAAQKPPAAPGGYISISRKKLLKNLEINGEARINSWVDSMKASSPTHIKATPSLADHDQSSWIVRHPSALDMFEEIIDASKGKQIVMFLDYDGTLSPIVDDPDRAIMSKPMRETVRQLARCFPTAIVTGRCRDKVYNFVQLAELYYAGSHGMDIKGPAKGSKNKKGNGVLFQPASEFLPMIDEVYKLLVEKTKSTPGAKVENNKFCVSVHFRCVEEKKWSELAQQVKSVLKDYPKLRLTQGRKVLEIRPTIKWDKGKALEFLLESLGYANSTDVFPIYIGDDRSDEDAFKILRDRGQGFGILVSKFPKETSACYSLREPAQVKDFLGRLVEWKLSLGGQARV